The following DNA comes from Mesotoga infera.
AGACCGTTTCTATGATTTATTAGAACAACATGATAAGTGCCATCCGGTAAGCTTCCCGATTTAAATTTTCCAGAAGCCGATGCATTAAGAAGAGACTCGTTGTGATCAGGCTCACTGAAAAGAAGATGCAGCTTTCCCTTTTCGAACATTTCAATTCTGTCGAGAGGCTCCGCCACTTCCACGAGCCTTACTTCATCTAGAAGACTTTTTTCGGGCCAACTCTCAAATACTAGAGGAAAAAGACCGTCGCCAGATCCTCCGTGCCAGTTCGGATTTCTCTTCAGAATAATGTTGCCTTTTACACTTGACGGATCAAGCACGAAGGGCCCTGAACTAGCTTCGATAGGAGGTTTATCCATCTTCATGCTCTCTTCCAGATTCTCCGGTTCGATTCCAAGTCTGTCCGAGTAAATATGTTTGGCGAGTATGCCTGTTCTCAAAGAGTTCAAGAATTCGGGATACGAATCATTGAAATTGAAAACCACTGTCTTGCTGTCGACGACGGAAAACCAGCCAAACCGCGGATCACTGAGAGCCTCATAGACCGGAGAGCTTTCGGTGTTCTTCCACGCTTCTATCGAATACTCAATATCCGCGCTGGTTATAGGCGTTCCGTCATACCAGAAAATATCTTCTCTGAGCTTTATGAAAAGAGACTTGTTCGAATTCAACAGCTCGTACTTTTCCACCAGGCAGGGACTCAATTCGTCGCCGCTTGCCCATCTGAAAAGAGGGTCCTGAATCGCAAAAGTAACCCAGAAATCACCCTCTGAAAGCTCAAATCCTGGAATGAATCTGAATGTAGTATCGACCGGGAGTGTGATCGACCCTCCCGCTAGCACCGAGTAAGAGAATTCTTCATCTGTCCCTCTTTTTTTCAGAGCCTCGGCGAAACCACTAGACAAGAAGACTGACAATATGACAACCAGAAATAATCTCCGCACAGGGTACCTCCAAAGCTTCAGGTCTCTACACTATTATAGTAGATAAACCAAATTCGATTTCGTTCGAAAAGGCAAAGAAA
Coding sequences within:
- a CDS encoding ABC transporter substrate-binding protein; amino-acid sequence: MRRLFLVVILSVFLSSGFAEALKKRGTDEEFSYSVLAGGSITLPVDTTFRFIPGFELSEGDFWVTFAIQDPLFRWASGDELSPCLVEKYELLNSNKSLFIKLREDIFWYDGTPITSADIEYSIEAWKNTESSPVYEALSDPRFGWFSVVDSKTVVFNFNDSYPEFLNSLRTGILAKHIYSDRLGIEPENLEESMKMDKPPIEASSGPFVLDPSSVKGNIILKRNPNWHGGSGDGLFPLVFESWPEKSLLDEVRLVEVAEPLDRIEMFEKGKLHLLFSEPDHNESLLNASASGKFKSGSLPDGTYHVVLINHRNGLLAEKGVRQALKMSIDYESLLKALPNSIGTFIPVDPRTAISKTLQAQIVDLPYDPEKAKIFLSNAGHPDSVTLSIKVYHGVENILLEELQKSWDKIGVKLEVERLDWGSLLRDIDEGDYELAYLRVQAFDYPEIAPWTSEYEYDLESGWEVGYVNQQIFRIMRRASIEPDWSSRTPYYLGSYRIWTNDVPVLVFAYNLSYAFWNSQLIGPVPGRGELYENLAEWYLQK